Proteins encoded together in one Osmerus eperlanus chromosome 20, fOsmEpe2.1, whole genome shotgun sequence window:
- the LOC134006901 gene encoding E3 ubiquitin-protein ligase TRIM39-like translates to MVSLLISLSSAEMASCSSLLTEDQFLCSICLDVFTDPVSIPCGHNFCKACITKYWDNSDLCQCPMCKEKFYRRPELRVNTFISEMAAQFRKSVKNKPNSQYLRPARSGEVSCDICTGTKLKALKSCLVCLASYCETHLEPHQRVAALKKHKLIDPVENLEDRMCQKHERPLELYCRTDQTWVCLMCMRTDHKTHDIVTLEDKYRPKKNDLGKMMAEMNQMMEERSRKVQEMKLSVETSKRDAEREISDSVQVFTALVRSIERSQAELIEVMEEKQKAAEKQAKGLIQDLEQEITELKRRSTELEQLSHTEDHLHLLQSFPSLSTPAHTKDWSEISVHSGLSVGAVRRAVSQLQETLNKEMEKLSDTELNRIQQYAVDLTLDPDTAHPKIILSEDGKQVRYGDIRQDLPDNPERFDHCSCVLGKQGFSTGRFYYEVQVEGKTKWTVGVVRESINRKGKITVSPNNGCWTVRLRNGDEYWAPADSPVPLSLRQKPQKVGVFVDYEEGLVSFYDVEARSHIYSYTGCTFTEKLYPYFSPCLNDGGKNAAPLIITPVTN, encoded by the coding sequence ATGGTTTCActtttgatctctctctccagtgcagAAATGGCTTCCTGCAGCAGTCTCCTGACTGAAGATCAGTTCCTCTGTTCTATATGTCTGGATGTGTTCACTGATCCTGTCTCTATTCCATGTGGACACAACTTCTGCAAGGCCTGTATCACCAAGTACTGGGACAACAGTGACCTGTGTCAATGTCCCATGTGCAAGGAGAAGTTCTATAGGAGACCTGAGCTTCGTGTCAACACTTTCATCTCTGAGATGGCTGCTCAGTTCAGGAAGTCAGTGAAAAATAAACCCAACAGCCAATACCTACGACCAGCCAGATCTGGAGAAGTGTCATGTGACATCTGTACTGGTACCAAGCTCAAGGCCCTGAagtcctgtctggtgtgtctggcctcttactgtgagactcacctggagcctcatcagagagttgcagccttgaagaaacacaagctgatcgaccctgtggagaacctggaggacaggatgtgtcagaagcatGAGAGACCCTTGGAGCTGTACTGTAGGACTGACCAGACATGGGTTTGTCTCATGTGCATGAGAACAGACCATAAGACCCATGACATTGTAACTTTAGAGGACAAGTACAGACCAAAAAAGAATGATCTGGGGAAGATGATGGCTGAGATGAACCAGATGATGGAAGAAAGATCTAGGAAGGTTCAGGAGATGAAactctcagtagagaccagcaagagagatgcagagagagagatatcagacagtgttcaagtcttcacggctctggtgcgctccattgagagaagccaggctgagctcattgaggtgatggaggagaagcagaaagcagcagagaaacaggctAAAGGGTTGATTCAagatctggagcaggagatcactgagctgaagaggagaagcactgagctggagcagctctcacacactgaggaccacctccacctgctgcagagcttcccatccctgagcacccctgcacacaccaaggactggtctgagatcagtgtccacagtggtctgagtgtgggggcagtgaggagagctgtgtctcagctgcaggagacactcaataaagagatggagaagctgTCTGACACTGAACTGAATAGGATTCAGCAGTATGCAGTGGATTTGACTCTGGACCCTGATACAGCACATCCCAAAatcatcctgtctgaggatgggAAACAAGTGAGATATGGAGACATAAGGCAGGATCTGcctgacaacccagagaggtttgaTCATTGTTCCTGTGTCCTGGGAAAGCAGGGCTTCTCCACAGGGAGGTTCTACTAtgaggtgcaggttgaggggaagaCTAAGTGGACAGTGGGAGTGGTCAGAGAGTCCATCAACAGGAAGGGGAAGATCACAGTGAGTCCTAACAATGGATGCTGGACTGTACGGCTGAGGAATGGAGATGAGTACTGGGCTCCGGCTGACTCCCCTGTCCCACTCTCCCTGAGACAGAAGCCCCagaaggtgggggtgtttgtggactATGAGGAGGGTCTGGTCTCCTTTTATGATGTGGAGGCCAGGTCTCATATCTACTCTTACACTGGCTGCACTTTCACTGAGAAACTATATCCATACTTCAGTCCCTGTCTGAATGATGGAGGTAAAAATGCTGCCCCTCTGATCATCACTCCTGTCACAAATTGA
- the LOC134006935 gene encoding zinc transporter ZIP4-like: MTSWDFAILLQSGVSVRRALMLNVGCAMTSFGGLYLALSIATDAATKQWIAAVTTAMFLYVGLADMLPTMVHVDSRHPWLMFFLQNVGLLTGWSILLLLSLYEDCIHF, from the exons gggactTTGCCATCCTGCTCCAGAGTGGTGTGTCGGTGCGCAGGGCGCTGatgctgaacgtgggctgtgccatGACATCGTTCGGGGGGCTGTACCTCGCCCTCTCCATAGCAACCGACGCCGCCACCAAGCAGTGGATTGCCGCGGTTACCACCGCGATGTTCCTCTATGTGGGATTGGCTGATATG ctcCCCACCATGGTCCATGTGGACAGCCGTCACCCCTGGCTGATGTTCTTCCTGCAGAACGTTGGACTGCTGACCGGCTGGAGCATACTGCTACTGCTGTCTCTCTACGAAGACTGCATAcacttctaa